Proteins co-encoded in one Haloarcula sp. DT43 genomic window:
- a CDS encoding DUF7266 family protein, translated as MRNRAVSTTLSYTLSLAIASILVSGLLIAGGNFVESRQEQVIRDELDVIGQQVASDIARIDRLVVAADGDPTARLNHTFPERVSGSTYQVSIDAGAAELSLESTSPEVSVTVRLKSRTSLGESSAGGGVITVFYDESSGQLEVRDG; from the coding sequence ATGCGTAATCGCGCCGTCTCGACGACGCTGAGCTACACGCTGAGCCTGGCCATCGCCTCGATTCTGGTGTCGGGGCTGCTCATCGCCGGCGGCAACTTCGTCGAGAGCCGGCAGGAGCAGGTCATCAGGGACGAACTCGACGTCATCGGCCAGCAGGTCGCCTCGGACATCGCCCGCATCGACCGGCTCGTAGTCGCCGCCGACGGCGACCCGACCGCGCGGCTGAACCACACGTTCCCGGAGCGGGTGAGCGGGAGCACCTATCAGGTCTCGATTGACGCCGGGGCCGCAGAACTCTCCCTCGAATCGACCTCGCCGGAGGTGTCGGTGACGGTCCGGCTCAAGAGCCGGACGAGCCTGGGCGAGTCCTCCGCCGGCGGCGGCGTGATAACCGTGTTCTACGACGAGTCGAGCGGGCAACTGGAGGTCCGAGATGGCTGA
- a CDS encoding DUF7261 family protein has protein sequence MAHLNDDRGQIILIAALALAVTFIGLALVVNSAIYTQNLASRGEVAGSNDALEMRAMVEANVGRGVTAANRYNHSTQTALETALRDSVRTVSTQTERQRVTSGTLVNVTLAGSPTYGTRIAQTNTSRFESGEATPSADWMVRERVTRPGDGTTATRRFVINATQLPISGNEFVVTANGTGGNPEWTMRIWGSVGPGGTVNVEVDTSAGTQTCSVPIEEPYAHIDVTGGTVQGEPCLALRGGSFDGRFAHGVGDEYNITYAGGDGIRGNYSMVVRDSTPANTLDTAPASPFSTPAIYNATVRYRYATSNLQYDAKIRVAPGEPDA, from the coding sequence GTGGCGCATCTGAACGACGACCGTGGACAGATAATCCTCATCGCGGCGCTGGCCCTGGCAGTGACGTTCATCGGGCTGGCGCTGGTCGTCAACTCCGCGATTTACACGCAGAACCTCGCCAGTCGGGGCGAGGTCGCCGGGAGCAACGACGCGCTGGAGATGCGGGCGATGGTGGAGGCCAACGTCGGGCGGGGCGTCACCGCGGCCAACAGGTACAACCACTCGACACAGACGGCGCTCGAAACCGCGTTGCGCGACAGCGTCCGGACCGTCAGCACGCAGACGGAGCGCCAGCGAGTCACCAGCGGGACGCTCGTGAACGTCACGCTGGCCGGGTCGCCGACCTACGGCACGCGGATTGCTCAGACCAACACCTCGCGGTTCGAGTCCGGCGAGGCGACGCCGAGCGCCGACTGGATGGTCAGAGAACGGGTCACCCGTCCAGGTGACGGGACGACCGCGACCAGGCGGTTCGTCATCAACGCGACGCAGCTCCCCATCTCGGGCAACGAGTTCGTCGTCACGGCCAACGGTACCGGTGGCAACCCGGAGTGGACGATGCGAATCTGGGGTTCGGTCGGCCCCGGCGGGACCGTCAACGTGGAGGTCGACACGTCGGCGGGCACGCAGACGTGTTCCGTCCCCATCGAGGAGCCGTACGCTCACATCGACGTGACCGGCGGGACGGTCCAGGGCGAGCCGTGTCTCGCGCTCCGGGGCGGAAGCTTCGATGGTCGCTTCGCCCACGGCGTCGGCGACGAGTACAACATCACGTACGCGGGGGGCGACGGGATACGGGGGAACTATTCGATGGTCGTCCGCGACAGCACGCCGGCCAACACGCTCGATACGGCCCCCGCGTCGCCGTTCAGCACGCCCGCGATTTACAACGCGACCGTCCGCTACCGCTACGCCACGTCGAACCTGCAGTACGACGCGAAGATACGGGTAGCCCCGGGTGAGCCGGATGCGTAA
- a CDS encoding DUF7288 family protein, protein MRAQAHTLEAIVSGMLLLASLVFALQMTAVTPLSASTSSQHIENQQQAIGNGVLASAAAEGALKPAVLYWNNSTAQFHNTAGGREYYTNGPPDNRFGELLERAFDRRGIAYNVYLRFQNTQGNTVTTRYVYSGEPSDNAVRASRTLTLMDDDRLRNEDGTPSSIRLGDPATDYTVSDTGANVYNTVSVEVVAWRI, encoded by the coding sequence ATGCGGGCACAGGCTCACACGCTCGAAGCAATCGTCAGCGGGATGCTGTTGCTCGCGAGTCTGGTGTTCGCGCTCCAGATGACGGCGGTGACGCCGCTGTCGGCGAGCACGTCGAGCCAGCACATCGAGAACCAGCAGCAGGCCATCGGCAACGGGGTGCTCGCGTCAGCGGCGGCGGAGGGCGCGCTGAAACCCGCCGTGCTCTACTGGAACAACAGCACGGCGCAGTTCCACAACACGGCCGGCGGGCGGGAGTACTACACGAACGGGCCGCCGGACAATCGGTTCGGGGAGCTGCTGGAGCGGGCCTTCGACCGGCGGGGAATCGCGTACAACGTGTACCTCCGGTTCCAGAACACGCAGGGGAACACCGTCACGACCCGGTACGTCTACAGCGGCGAGCCGAGCGACAACGCGGTGCGGGCGAGCCGCACACTCACGCTCATGGACGACGACCGGCTGCGGAACGAGGACGGCACGCCGAGCAGCATCCGGCTCGGGGACCCGGCGACCGACTACACGGTGTCGGACACCGGAGCGAACGTGTACAACACGGTCAGCGTGGAGGTGGTCGCGTGGCGCATCTGA
- a CDS encoding DUF7287 family protein: MNGRRNGTQSEDRLRQSEKRRRGQTTLDFAIGMSLFLSVLIFIFLFIPGLLSPFSAGVQEETVTTDRVADGLTMGMLGSPQRPYVLDEHCTREFFAGNAPPSGCGYESGGSPEERVGLDPLRENVNVTVSGNATATAAADELLCWDSGNQELVAASAGCGTVLAAGRAPPSNNDASVTALRAASLNGQDVTVRVVMW, translated from the coding sequence ATGAACGGTAGGAGAAACGGGACGCAGTCCGAGGACCGACTGCGCCAGAGCGAAAAGCGACGGCGCGGACAGACGACGCTGGACTTCGCAATCGGGATGAGCCTCTTTCTGAGCGTGCTGATATTCATCTTCCTGTTCATCCCCGGACTGCTGTCGCCGTTTTCCGCGGGCGTTCAGGAGGAGACGGTGACGACCGACAGGGTCGCCGACGGGCTCACGATGGGGATGCTCGGGTCGCCACAGCGGCCCTACGTTCTGGACGAGCACTGTACGCGGGAGTTCTTCGCCGGGAACGCGCCGCCGTCGGGGTGTGGCTACGAGTCGGGCGGGAGTCCGGAGGAGCGGGTCGGACTCGACCCGCTCCGGGAGAACGTGAACGTGACGGTCAGCGGGAACGCGACGGCGACGGCGGCCGCCGACGAACTCCTCTGCTGGGACAGCGGGAACCAGGAACTCGTCGCGGCCAGTGCCGGCTGTGGGACGGTCCTCGCCGCTGGACGGGCCCCGCCGTCGAACAACGACGCGTCCGTCACGGCCCTGCGAGCCGCCTCCCTGAACGGACAGGACGTCACGGTACGGGTGGTGATGTGGTAA
- a CDS encoding TPR end-of-group domain-containing protein, which translates to MPDEILSNPYDFGSPIKTREKFADREEERKKIKEYLQLSDTEDPSYYHLAITGSRASGKTSLMNLTKQFADNLDFLTVKMPLNEDIVSNDIGFFSEMIDSIMTNGANRGMYGGRTGEIYQKFRDVLDSVDFEARYDIPLGFGSAYVGAQMQDTQETVTQRVLKEDLKELHQEASEAGMSTIVILLDECDLLAENTALLQKLRNIFTDIDGYILVLSGTEDMFPDLSDTFSPLPRSFVNIQVDDFEDIEKTEECIKKPLSSDRREQIERDTVAQIHRITGGSPYEINLISHHMYRRCLQQNDEKIQLSKPVLDDVLEELEGIRQEGHHEIANKIGGLSPSQLQILTSTLEFPNTEPEQFLKYNLLDNIGKLGRQSPSSVEEEIHSQLNELIELDVVDNSDEKISFAGSQFDSLYLRYYVASMDTPGNDISFFQGNEGHLVSNIFSKFAESIFTNNDRIWAYSDQPSRFDVESQSETSQEHRLFINFQTVPFESTHNTLEDLIFDQPRGPYTEELQNVFSFRCEIEWLDGGFTAIIPQCDEQTREKIDEIANTLESAGFKIQLESDYQYVIEGEECKDNGNYEEAIKHYNKAIDINSRNRLSNLRKAEVEHDRGNSENALELLDELCNEEPDWISPFVIKGLIQLDLGDKEGYENIKQALPDPQNSLSAFERAIQGLNEIGRYEKSKEIANKLVNSDDIRPNQKLNFAKVLIDSGHPSMAIKIYEKISISDLPEGISANYYYNRACAHSLIDNKEEAIESLKEAVEIDDRYLESASSDGDLDNIRDNEQFEQIMQKSE; encoded by the coding sequence ATGCCTGACGAAATACTGTCCAATCCTTATGATTTCGGCTCTCCAATAAAAACCCGGGAAAAGTTCGCGGATCGAGAAGAGGAAAGGAAAAAAATAAAAGAGTATTTGCAACTGTCAGATACGGAAGATCCATCTTACTATCATCTAGCAATAACTGGCTCCAGAGCATCTGGTAAAACTAGCTTAATGAACCTCACTAAACAATTTGCTGACAATTTAGACTTCCTTACTGTGAAAATGCCACTAAATGAAGACATTGTTAGTAATGATATCGGCTTTTTTTCAGAGATGATCGACTCCATAATGACAAATGGTGCTAATCGAGGGATGTATGGTGGGCGTACGGGTGAAATCTATCAGAAGTTCCGTGATGTTCTTGACTCAGTTGATTTTGAAGCTAGGTATGATATTCCACTTGGTTTTGGTAGTGCCTATGTTGGTGCACAAATGCAGGATACACAAGAAACGGTAACGCAGAGAGTTCTAAAAGAAGATCTGAAAGAACTGCATCAGGAGGCCTCTGAGGCTGGAATGAGTACGATCGTTATCTTGTTAGATGAGTGTGATTTGCTCGCGGAAAACACCGCATTATTACAGAAATTAAGAAACATATTCACAGATATTGATGGGTATATATTAGTTTTATCCGGGACTGAAGATATGTTTCCTGATCTAAGTGATACATTTTCGCCTCTTCCCCGATCTTTTGTTAATATTCAGGTTGATGATTTTGAAGATATCGAGAAAACCGAGGAATGTATTAAAAAGCCTCTTTCAAGTGATAGGAGAGAACAAATTGAGAGGGACACAGTTGCTCAGATTCATAGAATTACTGGCGGTTCCCCATACGAAATAAATTTGATTAGTCACCACATGTATCGTAGGTGTCTTCAGCAAAATGACGAAAAGATACAACTTTCAAAACCGGTTTTAGATGATGTGCTTGAAGAACTTGAGGGTATCCGACAAGAGGGTCATCACGAGATAGCAAATAAAATTGGGGGTTTATCACCCTCACAACTTCAAATTCTAACGTCTACTTTAGAATTTCCTAACACAGAACCCGAACAATTTCTCAAATACAACCTACTTGATAACATTGGCAAGCTCGGTAGACAGAGCCCTAGCAGTGTTGAAGAAGAGATACATAGTCAGCTTAACGAACTGATTGAGTTAGATGTGGTTGATAACTCTGATGAGAAGATCTCCTTTGCTGGCAGTCAGTTTGACAGCTTATACTTGAGATACTATGTGGCCTCAATGGATACACCAGGTAACGATATCAGCTTTTTCCAAGGAAATGAGGGCCACTTGGTATCAAATATATTCTCAAAGTTTGCTGAAAGTATTTTTACCAACAATGACCGGATTTGGGCATATTCTGATCAACCTTCTCGATTTGATGTTGAGTCACAATCTGAGACATCACAAGAACATCGGCTATTTATTAATTTTCAGACAGTACCGTTTGAATCGACACATAATACATTAGAGGATTTAATATTTGACCAACCGCGAGGGCCGTACACTGAAGAGCTCCAAAATGTATTCTCTTTTAGATGTGAGATAGAATGGTTAGATGGTGGATTTACCGCAATCATACCCCAATGTGATGAACAAACTCGTGAAAAGATCGATGAAATCGCAAACACGCTCGAATCAGCTGGATTTAAAATACAACTGGAGTCAGATTATCAGTATGTAATTGAAGGAGAAGAGTGCAAAGATAACGGAAATTATGAGGAAGCAATCAAACATTATAATAAAGCAATTGATATAAACTCTCGTAATAGACTCTCAAACTTACGTAAAGCTGAGGTAGAACATGATAGAGGCAATTCAGAAAATGCTTTAGAGTTGTTAGATGAACTTTGTAATGAGGAACCAGACTGGATATCTCCTTTTGTTATAAAAGGTTTAATTCAGCTAGATTTGGGTGATAAAGAAGGCTATGAGAATATTAAACAGGCTCTCCCTGATCCGCAAAATTCTCTCAGTGCATTTGAACGAGCGATCCAGGGCCTAAACGAGATTGGAAGATATGAAAAATCCAAAGAAATTGCAAATAAACTTGTTAATTCAGATGATATTAGGCCAAACCAAAAATTGAATTTTGCAAAGGTGCTGATTGATTCTGGTCACCCCAGCATGGCTATAAAGATCTATGAAAAAATTAGTATATCTGACCTTCCGGAAGGGATCTCGGCAAATTACTATTATAACAGGGCTTGTGCACACTCTTTAATTGATAACAAGGAAGAAGCCATAGAAAGTCTGAAAGAAGCGGTGGAGATAGACGATAGATATTTAGAATCTGCATCATCTGATGGTGATTTAGATAATATTCGGGATAATGAACAATTTGAACAAATTATGCAGAAGTCTGAATAG
- a CDS encoding phage repressor protein, translated as MKKLAEHGLLTHVGNGAYVITEEGEAYLDEEYDAEEGVYIDGENSISEPSPTAESETNDV; from the coding sequence ATGAAGAAACTCGCCGAGCATGGACTTCTGACCCACGTTGGGAATGGAGCCTACGTGATTACTGAGGAAGGAGAAGCGTACCTCGATGAAGAATACGACGCCGAAGAAGGCGTCTACATCGACGGAGAAAACAGTATCTCAGAGCCATCGCCGACGGCTGAATCAGAGACGAACGACGTGTAA
- a CDS encoding tyrosine-type recombinase/integrase, with product MSDSLEPIGPATAVNLYLDHREPELSEKSLTNQRYRLNSFIEWTQSKGIENMNELTGRDLHEFRVWRRQGKGSEYGEVSKVTLRGILATLRKFLEFCASIDAVEQGMRERVLLPEVDPEEASKDEKLDTEHAEVILDHLNRYQYASREHVIFGILWHTGIRLGSLRSLDLDDFDADGQYLQLRHRPETGTPLKNGRAAERSIAVGDFYAEVIQEYIENHRDSVTDEYGREPLITSDRGRLSETPIRSAVYQWTRPCMVGECPHGENPESCEYMTRDTASGCPSSRSPHGIRRGSITKHLRDGTPEEVVSDRMNVSNDVLDQHYDQRSEREKMEVRREFIDDA from the coding sequence GTGAGCGACAGCCTCGAACCGATAGGTCCGGCAACTGCGGTAAACCTCTACCTCGATCACCGAGAACCGGAGCTATCTGAAAAGTCCCTCACGAACCAGCGGTACCGGCTCAATTCGTTCATCGAGTGGACCCAGTCGAAGGGAATCGAGAACATGAACGAGCTGACCGGGCGCGATCTACACGAGTTCCGAGTCTGGCGTCGGCAGGGCAAAGGCAGTGAATACGGTGAGGTCTCGAAGGTTACCCTTCGGGGCATCCTCGCTACGCTGCGGAAGTTCCTCGAATTCTGTGCCAGTATCGACGCGGTCGAACAGGGAATGCGCGAACGTGTGTTGCTGCCGGAGGTCGACCCCGAGGAAGCCTCGAAAGATGAGAAACTCGATACCGAACACGCCGAAGTCATCCTCGACCATCTAAATCGTTACCAGTACGCCTCCCGCGAACACGTCATATTCGGAATCCTCTGGCACACCGGTATTCGACTCGGAAGCCTCCGCTCGCTCGACCTGGACGACTTCGACGCTGATGGGCAGTACCTGCAGCTGCGACACCGGCCAGAAACGGGAACTCCGCTGAAGAACGGACGAGCTGCCGAGCGGTCGATTGCTGTCGGTGACTTCTACGCCGAAGTGATTCAGGAGTACATCGAGAACCACCGAGATTCGGTCACCGACGAATACGGTCGGGAACCACTCATCACCAGCGACCGGGGTCGTCTAAGTGAGACACCTATCCGGAGTGCTGTCTACCAGTGGACTCGACCGTGTATGGTCGGCGAGTGTCCACACGGAGAGAACCCGGAGAGCTGTGAGTACATGACTCGGGACACTGCCAGCGGTTGCCCGTCGTCCCGATCTCCACACGGTATCCGCCGCGGCTCGATCACGAAACACCTTCGAGACGGCACACCGGAAGAGGTCGTTTCGGACCGGATGAACGTCTCGAATGACGTTCTCGACCAGCACTACGACCAGCGTAGCGAGCGCGAGAAGATGGAGGTTCGACGGGAGTTCATCGACGACGCATGA
- a CDS encoding DUF7289 family protein — protein sequence MVEWGSRGAGDRGVSHVLGVVLLASVVVVGAILIVQAGQETIGSVNDDANVELAEEVLLSVDQSFQRPGTDESVEIPDRVRSGVAVSNGATYNLTLNGRPACSTGDRSLQTIRYQGDGQQVGYQGGGVWRMAESGATMSSPPAVSYDEGALSVSFANISGQHIGGNSVAIRSNATAMRSHEAALQTALFTEATYGGVRNGSWNSSTPSQECLPSRVTNATLTIENSSYARAWADWARSTYDDKYVAVTPDAAEPGDSVRIRFALGDVSDSQFEVDAVAVERAGPGTATVTATVSNTGGLKDRQDIEIRHNRTGSPSELTETVTLTQGETTTVRGDLDVSAATRHNFTVESNGDIGFQIIEYDDVAGAPSLDITSTSVPASARLNQIPSATVTVTNTGDMTADQTVAFRVNGSEKATRRVTVHPGESRTVDFGPSLPTDESGTYALTVTTDGDTYSQHSDDGHYFTVGDAGVFEVASVSPPGGVESGDTATVEATVENTGDIPKSAPVEIRVLNESGTVVDSKSQSLTLNGTSDGAETGTVTLTTGPLDAPSFSNYTYTVETPDDRVNGTFAVGASSPPVFDITGVSVDNPVKPERDTEVGFTVTNTGGTAGTQTLRISSGWGVDAASDEHLDPGESTTLTQTVTAPSEDGLYRLDFATENQTTWRMLNVQSETAVERDGSGFTANEKVNATIELKGAELEGSNGYAITHAKVEMSLVVDNRSGRHRIPLWRDVGHDFEDGDVNGPYAERRLIDDAYPNPYEFTKTFERNSTFSVVATSYYCYETTYTDIRFEIDGRNYYTKRCSNPGPVRISTSDSSTNADILADGEQTPGYGQAGRAQRRLEDMLGEQRLDELDNGTAVLNLADGAFVYLYELSTENASPENAYGDGDPDYNDAMVIFRTNSIEREVTEPRFKFVDVDAPARVPETDDATVTATVRNVGNATGTATLTTAFDGSPAGTRTRAVGVNETAQFTVDLATASKTPGESYQYRLTLTSPDSPTTGEKEWGGNVYVGELDDQFMQVDAVRAPGTIDSDESATATVDITNVGDVGGTAEVELYAKNTDDASPTFTVADSATTSLLTRGDTEQVNLSLPADRGNYTYYVQTRNSTSAAQSFFVGRSAVVVNDTRGVNIGAQTYNTSTLIERRGGAQRMTVEVRNVGSVGDERRVALTVTNKSDGSTAFAGSKNVTVGSGDLTGVDAYPAWAGYDTALEPGYYTYEVTVYNGTTGETVDDTATGELYLKAVDESGATPNDSPISVDSDTITLGG from the coding sequence ATGGTCGAGTGGGGTAGCCGGGGGGCTGGAGACCGGGGTGTATCGCACGTTCTGGGCGTGGTGCTGTTGGCGAGCGTCGTCGTCGTCGGTGCGATACTGATAGTGCAGGCGGGCCAGGAGACGATTGGCTCGGTCAACGACGACGCGAACGTCGAACTCGCCGAGGAGGTGCTGCTGTCGGTCGACCAGAGCTTTCAGCGGCCGGGCACCGACGAGTCGGTCGAGATTCCGGACCGGGTTCGGTCCGGTGTCGCCGTCTCGAACGGCGCGACGTACAACCTGACGCTGAACGGGCGGCCGGCCTGTTCGACCGGGGACCGCTCGTTGCAGACGATTCGGTACCAGGGGGACGGTCAGCAGGTCGGCTATCAGGGCGGGGGCGTGTGGCGGATGGCGGAGTCGGGGGCGACGATGTCGTCGCCGCCGGCGGTGAGCTACGACGAGGGGGCGCTGTCGGTCTCGTTTGCGAACATCTCGGGACAGCACATCGGCGGGAACTCGGTCGCAATCCGGTCCAACGCGACTGCGATGCGGTCACACGAGGCCGCACTCCAGACGGCGCTGTTCACCGAAGCGACGTACGGGGGCGTCCGGAACGGGTCGTGGAACAGTTCAACGCCGAGTCAGGAGTGTCTGCCGTCGCGGGTCACCAACGCGACGCTGACAATCGAGAACAGCAGTTACGCCCGCGCGTGGGCGGACTGGGCACGGAGCACGTACGACGACAAGTACGTCGCCGTGACGCCGGACGCGGCGGAGCCGGGCGATAGCGTGCGTATCCGGTTCGCGCTCGGTGACGTGTCGGACTCACAGTTCGAGGTGGACGCCGTCGCGGTCGAGCGGGCGGGTCCCGGCACGGCGACCGTCACTGCGACCGTCAGCAACACCGGCGGGCTGAAGGACAGACAGGATATCGAGATACGGCACAACCGAACCGGGTCGCCCAGCGAGCTGACGGAGACGGTGACGCTCACGCAAGGGGAAACGACCACCGTGCGGGGGGACCTGGACGTGAGCGCCGCGACACGGCACAACTTCACCGTCGAATCGAACGGGGACATCGGCTTTCAGATTATCGAGTACGACGACGTGGCCGGAGCGCCGTCCCTAGACATCACGAGCACCTCGGTCCCGGCGTCGGCGCGGCTGAACCAGATACCGTCGGCGACGGTCACGGTCACGAACACGGGCGATATGACGGCCGACCAGACGGTGGCCTTCCGCGTCAACGGGTCCGAAAAGGCCACGCGGCGCGTGACCGTCCATCCGGGGGAGAGCCGGACGGTCGACTTCGGGCCGTCGCTGCCGACCGACGAGAGCGGGACGTACGCCCTCACAGTCACGACGGACGGCGACACATACTCCCAGCACAGTGACGACGGCCACTACTTCACGGTCGGTGACGCCGGCGTCTTCGAGGTCGCGTCGGTCTCGCCACCGGGCGGGGTGGAGAGCGGTGACACGGCGACCGTCGAGGCGACAGTCGAGAACACCGGCGACATTCCCAAGTCCGCCCCTGTCGAGATACGCGTCCTGAACGAGTCGGGGACGGTGGTCGACTCGAAGAGCCAGAGTCTCACTCTCAACGGGACCAGCGACGGGGCCGAGACCGGAACGGTGACCCTCACTACCGGTCCGCTCGACGCGCCCTCGTTCAGTAACTACACCTACACCGTCGAGACGCCGGACGACCGCGTCAACGGGACGTTCGCCGTCGGCGCGTCGTCCCCCCCGGTGTTCGACATCACCGGCGTCAGCGTCGACAACCCGGTCAAGCCGGAGCGTGACACCGAAGTCGGCTTCACCGTCACGAACACCGGCGGAACGGCGGGCACCCAGACGCTTCGCATCAGCAGCGGCTGGGGTGTGGACGCGGCCTCGGACGAGCACCTCGACCCCGGCGAGAGCACGACGCTCACGCAGACGGTTACCGCACCGTCCGAGGACGGGCTCTATCGGCTGGACTTCGCCACCGAAAACCAGACGACCTGGCGGATGCTGAACGTCCAGTCGGAGACGGCCGTCGAGCGCGATGGCAGCGGTTTCACCGCCAACGAGAAGGTCAACGCGACGATTGAACTCAAGGGGGCCGAACTAGAGGGGAGCAACGGCTACGCGATTACGCACGCGAAAGTCGAGATGTCGCTGGTCGTGGACAACCGCTCGGGGCGACACCGGATTCCGCTGTGGCGCGACGTCGGCCACGATTTCGAGGACGGGGACGTGAACGGCCCCTACGCCGAACGGCGGCTCATCGACGACGCGTACCCGAACCCCTACGAGTTCACGAAGACGTTCGAGCGGAACTCGACGTTCTCCGTCGTCGCCACGTCGTACTACTGTTACGAAACCACGTACACGGACATCCGGTTCGAGATAGACGGGCGGAACTACTACACCAAGCGCTGCAGCAATCCGGGCCCGGTCCGTATCTCGACCAGCGACAGCAGCACGAACGCCGACATCCTGGCCGACGGGGAGCAGACGCCCGGCTACGGGCAGGCCGGCAGGGCCCAGCGGCGGCTGGAGGACATGCTCGGCGAGCAGCGACTCGATGAACTCGACAACGGCACGGCGGTCCTCAACCTCGCCGACGGCGCGTTCGTCTACCTCTACGAGCTCTCGACGGAGAACGCCAGCCCCGAGAACGCGTACGGCGACGGCGACCCCGACTACAACGACGCGATGGTCATCTTCCGAACGAACTCCATCGAGCGGGAAGTCACGGAGCCGCGGTTCAAGTTCGTCGACGTCGACGCCCCGGCGCGCGTCCCCGAAACCGACGACGCGACGGTGACGGCGACGGTCAGAAACGTCGGCAACGCCACCGGCACCGCGACGCTCACGACCGCGTTCGACGGGAGTCCGGCCGGAACTCGGACGAGAGCTGTCGGGGTGAACGAAACGGCGCAGTTCACCGTCGACCTGGCGACGGCGAGCAAGACGCCGGGGGAATCGTACCAGTACCGGCTCACGCTGACGAGTCCCGACAGCCCAACCACCGGTGAGAAGGAGTGGGGAGGCAACGTCTACGTCGGCGAACTCGACGACCAGTTCATGCAAGTCGACGCCGTCCGCGCGCCGGGCACAATCGACAGCGACGAGTCCGCGACCGCCACGGTCGACATCACGAACGTCGGCGACGTTGGCGGCACCGCCGAGGTCGAACTCTACGCGAAAAACACCGACGACGCGAGCCCGACGTTCACGGTGGCCGACTCGGCGACGACCTCGCTGCTCACGCGGGGCGACACGGAACAGGTGAACCTTAGCCTGCCGGCCGACCGCGGCAACTACACGTACTACGTGCAGACCCGGAACAGCACGTCGGCCGCGCAGTCCTTCTTCGTCGGCCGGTCGGCGGTCGTCGTCAACGACACGCGGGGGGTCAACATCGGCGCACAGACCTACAACACCTCCACGCTCATCGAGCGCCGCGGGGGCGCACAGCGGATGACCGTCGAAGTCCGCAACGTCGGGTCGGTCGGCGACGAGCGCCGCGTGGCGCTCACTGTCACGAACAAGAGCGACGGCAGTACGGCGTTCGCGGGCTCGAAGAACGTCACGGTCGGTAGCGGTGACCTGACCGGCGTCGACGCGTATCCAGCCTGGGCCGGCTACGACACTGCCCTCGAACCCGGATACTACACGTACGAAGTGACGGTGTACAACGGCACGACCGGCGAGACGGTCGACGACACCGCGACGGGCGAGCTATACCTCAAGGCGGTCGACGAGAGCGGCGCGACCCCGAACGACTCACCCATCTCGGTCGACTCCGACACGATTACGCTCGGCGGGTAA
- the rpl12p gene encoding 50S ribosomal protein P1: MEYVYAALILNESGEEINEDNLTDVLDAAGVDVEESRVKALVAALEDVDIEEAVDQAAAAPVPASGGAAAPAEGDADEADEADEDAEEEAADDGGDDDDDEDDEASGEGLGELFG; the protein is encoded by the coding sequence ATGGAATACGTATACGCTGCACTCATCCTGAACGAATCGGGCGAAGAAATCAACGAAGACAACCTCACCGACGTGCTCGACGCCGCGGGCGTCGACGTCGAGGAGTCCCGCGTCAAGGCCCTCGTCGCCGCCCTCGAGGACGTCGACATCGAGGAGGCCGTCGACCAGGCCGCCGCGGCACCGGTGCCGGCGAGCGGCGGCGCGGCCGCACCCGCAGAGGGTGACGCCGACGAGGCCGACGAGGCCGACGAGGACGCCGAAGAAGAGGCTGCCGACGACGGCGGCGACGACGATGACGACGAGGACGACGAGGCCAGCGGCGAGGGCCTCGGCGAGCTCTTCGGCTGA